A genome region from Kiloniellales bacterium includes the following:
- a CDS encoding GntR family transcriptional regulator, producing the protein MEPSVVFPETTAVDRRLRAPLYHQIYLILRQKICDGAYGFGEILPSEQALSRSFNVSRITAKRALDELAGAGLVVRQRGRGTSVSFQPPSPPVRSSVEGLLENLLMMGLKTEVRLLAFGYVAASEEIARDLGCAVGAAVQRAVRVRSLEGRPLSYLTTHVPEAIGRSYDQGDLASTPLLALLERGGVQVGSAEQTITATLADTTVAPLLEVEIGAPLLQVTRIVADQAGRPVEHLTALYSPERYQYRMVLSRIQSESENRWSPAA; encoded by the coding sequence ATGGAGCCTTCCGTCGTCTTCCCGGAGACCACGGCCGTCGACCGGCGGCTGCGGGCGCCGCTCTATCACCAGATCTACCTGATCCTGCGCCAGAAGATCTGCGACGGCGCCTACGGCTTCGGCGAGATCCTGCCCAGCGAACAGGCGCTGTCGCGGAGCTTCAACGTCTCGCGGATCACCGCCAAGCGCGCCCTGGACGAGCTGGCCGGCGCCGGCCTGGTGGTGCGCCAGCGCGGCCGCGGCACCTCGGTCAGCTTCCAGCCGCCCTCGCCGCCGGTGCGCTCCTCGGTCGAGGGCCTGCTGGAGAACCTCCTGATGATGGGTCTCAAGACCGAGGTCCGGCTGCTCGCCTTCGGCTACGTCGCGGCCTCGGAGGAGATCGCCCGGGACCTGGGCTGCGCGGTCGGCGCGGCCGTGCAGCGGGCGGTGCGGGTGCGCAGCCTGGAGGGCCGGCCGCTGTCCTACCTGACCACCCACGTGCCGGAGGCGATCGGCCGCTCCTACGACCAGGGCGACCTGGCGAGCACGCCCTTGCTGGCCTTGCTGGAACGGGGCGGGGTTCAGGTCGGCAGCGCCGAGCAGACGATCACCGCGACCCTGGCCGACACCACCGTGGCGCCGCTGCTGGAGGTCGAGATCGGGGCGCCGCTGCTGCAGGTGACCCGGATCGTCGCCGACCAGGCGGGGCGGCCGGTCGAGCATCTGACCGCGCTCTATTCGCCGGAGCGCTACCAGTACCGGATGGTGCTGTCGCGGATTCAGTCCGAAAGCGAGAACCGATGGTCGCCGGCAGCCTGA